The following are from one region of the Halobellus limi genome:
- the dgoD gene encoding galactonate dehydratase produces MQITDYELFAVPPRWLLLKLETDEGVVGWGEPIIQGRLDTVRTAVGELVEGYLLGTDPLRTEYQWRKLYQSGYFRGGPILMSALAGIDHALWDIKGRHYGAPVHELLGGHVRERMLVYQWLGGESPENIARSAREDYEKGYRAFKLNFAREFRPIETPAVVDRAVDRVAAVREAVGDDAFLGVDFHGRVSKPMAAELVRRLEPYDLMFVDQPLLPEHSDGFAAISDRTTIPIATGERFYSRYDFKRLFVDDAVSVIQPDVTHVGGISELRKVASLAESFDVAVIPHCPLGPIAFAASLQVGFCSQNVVMQEQDLGLDAPEESQRLAFLEDPATFEFADGYVERPTGPGLGIEIDEERVREQAEAEVNWYNPVWHHEDSSVAEW; encoded by the coding sequence ATGCAAATCACGGACTACGAACTGTTCGCCGTGCCCCCGCGGTGGTTACTCCTGAAACTGGAGACCGACGAGGGCGTCGTCGGGTGGGGCGAACCGATCATCCAGGGCCGGCTCGACACCGTCCGGACGGCGGTCGGCGAACTGGTCGAGGGGTACCTCCTCGGAACCGACCCGCTCCGCACCGAGTACCAGTGGCGAAAGCTCTATCAGAGCGGCTACTTCCGCGGCGGGCCGATCCTGATGAGCGCACTGGCGGGCATCGATCACGCCCTCTGGGACATCAAGGGGAGACACTACGGCGCTCCCGTGCACGAACTGCTCGGAGGCCACGTCCGCGAGCGGATGCTCGTCTACCAGTGGCTCGGCGGCGAGAGCCCCGAGAACATCGCTAGGTCGGCCCGCGAGGACTACGAGAAGGGGTACCGGGCGTTCAAGCTCAACTTCGCCCGCGAGTTCCGGCCGATCGAGACGCCCGCCGTCGTCGACCGGGCGGTCGACCGGGTCGCGGCGGTCAGAGAGGCCGTCGGCGACGACGCCTTCCTCGGCGTCGACTTCCACGGCCGGGTCTCGAAGCCGATGGCCGCCGAACTCGTCCGCCGACTCGAACCGTACGACCTGATGTTCGTCGACCAGCCGCTCCTCCCCGAGCACAGCGACGGGTTCGCCGCGATCAGCGACCGGACGACCATCCCGATCGCCACCGGCGAGCGGTTCTACTCCCGGTACGACTTCAAGCGGCTGTTCGTCGACGACGCGGTCTCGGTCATCCAGCCCGACGTCACCCACGTCGGCGGCATCAGCGAACTCAGGAAGGTGGCCTCGCTCGCGGAGTCGTTCGACGTCGCCGTCATCCCCCACTGCCCGCTGGGACCGATCGCCTTCGCCGCCAGCCTCCAGGTCGGCTTCTGCTCGCAGAACGTCGTGATGCAGGAGCAGGACCTCGGGCTGGACGCGCCCGAGGAGAGCCAGCGCCTGGCGTTCCTCGAAGACCCGGCGACGTTCGAGTTCGCGGACGGCTACGTCGAGCGCCCGACCGGCCCGGGCCTCGGGATCGAGATCGACGAGGAGCGCGTCCGCGAGCAGGCCGAGGCCGAGGTCAACTGGTACAACCCGGTCTGGCACCACGAGGACAGCAGCGTCGCCGAGTGGTGA
- a CDS encoding SDR family NAD(P)-dependent oxidoreductase → MSVLESFSLEGDVAVVTGAAQGLGKQMAAALAEMGADVAIADVNHSKASETAAGLGGETEAIAVEVDVTDEASVEAMVEAVTDRLGPIDVLVNNAGIVENSPAEETPIESWRRVLAVNLDGVFLCAKHVGQQMLDRGEGRIVNISSMSGFDVNVPQKQASYNATKAGVSMLTKSLAVEWADRGVRVNAIAPGYMRTDLVDEVLEENPEMEETWLENTPMGRLGRPEELQELVVYLASDASSYMTGSTVVMDGGYTSR, encoded by the coding sequence ATGAGCGTACTGGAGAGCTTCTCCCTCGAGGGAGACGTGGCCGTCGTTACCGGTGCCGCACAGGGACTCGGCAAGCAGATGGCGGCGGCGCTCGCGGAGATGGGCGCCGACGTCGCGATCGCCGACGTGAACCACTCGAAAGCGTCCGAGACCGCGGCCGGTCTCGGCGGGGAGACGGAGGCCATCGCCGTGGAAGTGGACGTCACCGACGAGGCCTCCGTCGAGGCGATGGTCGAGGCGGTGACCGACCGACTGGGGCCGATCGACGTGCTGGTCAACAACGCCGGCATCGTCGAGAACTCGCCGGCCGAGGAGACGCCGATCGAGTCCTGGCGGCGCGTGCTCGCGGTCAACCTCGACGGCGTCTTCCTCTGCGCCAAGCACGTCGGTCAGCAGATGCTCGATCGCGGGGAGGGCCGGATCGTCAACATCTCCTCGATGTCGGGCTTCGACGTCAACGTCCCGCAGAAGCAGGCCAGTTACAACGCGACGAAGGCCGGGGTGTCGATGCTCACGAAGTCGCTGGCCGTCGAGTGGGCCGACCGCGGCGTCCGGGTCAACGCCATCGCGCCCGGCTACATGCGGACCGACCTCGTCGACGAGGTGCTCGAAGAGAACCCCGAGATGGAGGAGACGTGGCTCGAGAACACGCCGATGGGTCGACTCGGGCGACCCGAGGAGCTGCAGGAGCTGGTCGTCTACCTCGCCTCCGACGCCTCCTCGTACATGACCGGCTCGACGGTCGTGATGGACGGCGGCTACACGTCGCGGTAA
- a CDS encoding rhamnulokinase, giving the protein MNHVAIDLGASGGTVYLGRVTPTTFDVREVYRFDNRPVERDGRYVWDVDALVAEIESGLAAAAGHADRLGAGAERTARVDTVGIDTWGLDFGLLADGELLRAPTSYRDPEATATREDLFEAVGKRRLFEATGLTNWNTPNTLWQLHTIAEREPELLDRADRLLLMPQLLSFLLGGRPAGEVTIASTTQMVDAGRREWATDLLDELGLPTDLLPALAEPGERLGPVDDRFAPDADSPPELLTPASHDTAAAVAGLPLAEDAAFLNTGSWFILGVERDDPVRTDAAFERAFSNELGADGTVRLLKNVNGFFLLEECRAAWREAGEPVGYDCLLSAAREAEPRVALVDPDAEAFSIEGSMPERVRSYCRRTDQPVPTSRGEVVRCLLDSVVTKTALAFDALTAAVGGSPERIALGGGGVRNDLFCRLLADATDRPVTAGPVEATAVGNVLTQAVAVGTLPDVEAGRRLVADSFELTTYEPSEAADWRRAKERMRNLPSGG; this is encoded by the coding sequence ATGAACCACGTTGCCATCGACCTCGGCGCCAGCGGCGGAACGGTGTATCTCGGTCGCGTCACGCCGACGACGTTCGACGTGCGTGAGGTCTACCGGTTCGACAACCGGCCGGTCGAGCGCGACGGGCGGTACGTCTGGGACGTCGACGCGCTCGTCGCCGAGATCGAGTCCGGACTGGCGGCCGCCGCCGGCCACGCGGACCGACTGGGGGCCGGCGCCGAACGGACCGCCCGAGTGGACACCGTCGGCATCGACACCTGGGGGCTGGATTTCGGCCTCCTGGCGGACGGCGAACTGCTTCGCGCGCCGACGTCGTACCGCGATCCCGAGGCGACGGCCACCCGCGAGGACCTGTTCGAGGCGGTCGGGAAGCGACGGCTGTTCGAGGCCACCGGCCTCACGAACTGGAACACGCCGAACACGCTGTGGCAGCTCCACACGATCGCCGAGCGGGAGCCCGAACTGCTCGACCGGGCCGATCGACTGCTGCTGATGCCGCAGTTGCTCTCGTTCCTCCTGGGTGGTCGACCGGCGGGCGAGGTGACGATCGCGTCCACGACGCAGATGGTCGACGCCGGCCGCCGCGAGTGGGCGACGGACCTCCTCGACGAACTGGGGCTGCCGACCGACCTCCTCCCGGCGCTCGCCGAACCCGGCGAACGGCTCGGCCCGGTCGACGACCGGTTCGCGCCAGACGCCGACTCCCCGCCCGAACTCCTCACGCCCGCCAGCCACGACACCGCCGCCGCCGTGGCGGGGCTCCCGCTCGCCGAGGACGCCGCGTTCCTCAACACCGGCTCCTGGTTCATCCTCGGGGTCGAGCGCGACGATCCGGTCCGGACGGACGCGGCCTTCGAGCGCGCGTTCTCGAACGAGCTCGGGGCCGACGGGACGGTCCGACTCCTGAAGAACGTCAACGGGTTCTTCCTGCTCGAAGAGTGCCGCGCGGCCTGGCGAGAGGCGGGCGAGCCGGTCGGTTACGACTGCCTCCTCTCGGCGGCCCGGGAGGCCGAGCCGCGGGTCGCACTCGTGGACCCTGACGCCGAGGCGTTCTCGATCGAGGGGTCGATGCCGGAACGGGTCCGCTCGTACTGCCGGCGGACGGACCAGCCGGTTCCGACTTCCCGGGGCGAGGTCGTCCGCTGTCTGCTGGACAGCGTGGTGACGAAGACGGCGCTCGCGTTCGACGCGTTGACCGCGGCGGTCGGCGGGTCGCCCGAGCGGATCGCGCTCGGCGGCGGCGGCGTCCGCAACGACCTGTTCTGTCGGCTCTTGGCGGACGCCACCGACCGGCCGGTGACGGCCGGGCCGGTGGAGGCGACGGCCGTCGGCAACGTCCTGACGCAGGCCGTCGCGGTCGGGACTCTCCCCGACGTCGAGGCGGGGCGTCGACTGGTCGCCGATTCCTTCGAACTCACGACGTACGAGCCCTCGGAGGCGGCCGACTGGCGGCGCGCGAAAGAACGGATGCGGAACCTCCCGAGCGGGGGGTAA
- a CDS encoding class II aldolase/adducin family protein, whose product MSDTDITHYETRKAICEYGRSLLEDDLTTGTGGNLSARLDEDHIAISPSGIPYEEIDPVDVPIVDTDGNVVEGDVEPSTEVPMHLAVYRERPDVGGVVHTHSPYATTFASLGESIPASHYLIAFTGSAVPVAEYRTHATAELGEAAVDALGDEYNAALLRNHGVLTADESLGDAYDVALMVEYCARIHYQARAIGDPEILPDDEIDRLSGKLDSYGQ is encoded by the coding sequence ATGTCAGACACGGACATCACCCACTACGAGACGCGAAAGGCCATCTGCGAGTACGGCCGCAGTCTGCTGGAGGACGACCTGACGACCGGCACCGGCGGTAACCTCAGTGCCCGACTCGACGAGGATCACATCGCGATCAGTCCCTCGGGGATCCCCTACGAGGAGATTGATCCCGTCGACGTCCCGATCGTCGACACCGACGGGAACGTCGTCGAGGGCGACGTCGAGCCCTCGACTGAGGTCCCGATGCACCTGGCGGTCTACCGCGAGCGCCCCGACGTCGGCGGCGTGGTCCACACCCACTCGCCGTACGCGACGACGTTCGCCTCCCTCGGGGAGTCGATCCCGGCCTCCCACTACCTCATCGCGTTCACCGGTTCGGCGGTTCCGGTCGCGGAGTATCGGACGCACGCGACGGCGGAACTGGGCGAGGCGGCCGTCGACGCCCTCGGTGACGAGTACAACGCGGCGCTGCTCCGCAACCACGGCGTGTTGACCGCGGACGAGTCTCTGGGAGACGCCTACGACGTCGCGCTGATGGTCGAGTACTGCGCCCGCATCCACTACCAGGCCCGCGCCATCGGCGATCCGGAGATCCTCCCGGACGACGAGATCGACCGCCTGAGCGGGAAACTCGACAGCTACGGGCAGTGA
- a CDS encoding ABC transporter ATP-binding protein, which produces MAKVDLDDVTKRFGSGGDGVVAVDDVSLEIEDGEFVVFVGPSGSGKSTLLRIVAGLEKQTEGDVVIGDTVVNELGPRARDIAMVFQNYALYPNMTVEENMAFGLKMSTDMSDDEIETRVTETAEKMGIGRLLDNTPGEMSGGQQQRVALGRAIVRNPDVFLMDEPLSNLDAKLRTEMRTEINRLQNELDVTTLYVTHDQTEAMTMGDRLVVLNYGELQQVGTPLECFYRPANRFVAGFLGSPSMNFFEGQTEGGTLRLDGFDFDLTQEMQSAVGSRNEFVLGIRPEDAKIHETTRPSHELEAEVDVVEPMGSISYVYLRATEQEGDRTFIVETDGQRAIDEGQTVYVEIPDDDVHLFDAEDGETIHQRRLGEDAEVELEGQL; this is translated from the coding sequence ATGGCGAAAGTAGATCTCGACGACGTCACGAAGCGGTTCGGCTCCGGCGGCGACGGGGTCGTCGCCGTCGACGACGTCTCCCTCGAGATCGAGGACGGCGAGTTCGTCGTGTTCGTCGGGCCCTCCGGCAGCGGGAAGTCGACGCTGCTTCGCATCGTCGCCGGCCTCGAAAAGCAGACCGAGGGCGACGTCGTCATCGGCGACACCGTCGTCAACGAGCTTGGACCGCGGGCCCGGGACATCGCGATGGTGTTCCAGAACTACGCGCTGTACCCCAACATGACCGTCGAGGAGAACATGGCGTTCGGTCTCAAGATGTCGACCGACATGTCCGACGACGAGATCGAGACCCGCGTCACCGAGACGGCCGAGAAGATGGGGATCGGTCGGCTGCTGGACAACACGCCCGGCGAGATGTCCGGCGGCCAGCAGCAGCGCGTCGCGCTCGGGCGGGCGATCGTCCGCAACCCGGACGTCTTCCTGATGGACGAGCCGCTCTCGAACCTCGACGCGAAGCTCCGAACGGAGATGCGGACCGAGATCAACCGCCTCCAGAACGAACTGGACGTGACGACGCTGTACGTCACCCACGACCAGACCGAGGCGATGACGATGGGCGACCGGCTCGTCGTCCTCAACTACGGCGAACTCCAGCAGGTCGGTACGCCGCTTGAGTGCTTCTACCGCCCGGCCAACCGGTTCGTCGCCGGCTTCCTCGGCTCGCCGTCGATGAACTTCTTCGAGGGCCAGACGGAGGGCGGGACGCTCCGCCTCGACGGGTTCGACTTCGATCTGACCCAGGAGATGCAGTCGGCGGTCGGCAGCCGCAACGAATTCGTGTTGGGGATCCGTCCGGAGGACGCGAAGATCCACGAGACGACCCGGCCCAGCCACGAACTGGAGGCCGAGGTCGACGTCGTCGAACCGATGGGCAGCATCTCCTACGTCTACCTCCGTGCGACGGAGCAGGAGGGCGACCGGACGTTCATCGTCGAAACGGACGGCCAGCGCGCGATCGACGAGGGCCAGACGGTGTACGTCGAGATCCCCGACGACGACGTCCACCTGTTCGACGCCGAGGACGGCGAGACGATCCACCAGCGCAGACTCGGCGAGGACGCCGAGGTCGAACTCGAAGGCCAACTGTAA
- a CDS encoding carbohydrate ABC transporter permease has protein sequence MATADGPQQPDSRLSKTTRERLVSVGRHAALLVWSFVVLFPLYWIVSMSLKPPSAAISLPPDWIFLPTVYNYLQLLQQSSFVYAFFNSVFMVSASVILVLLIGVPAAYVLSRYDIPKQRDVLVWILSSRMLPPVAVIIPFFVIFRALNLYDTRVGMIFMYITINISLVVWVMKAFFDGIPETLEEAARVDGATRFQAFRKVILPAAKPGIFSVAIISFIFAWIELLFSLVLTNNNAVTVTMQVYQFIGVRQIEWGMLAAATTATIIPVVIFVIAVNKYLAAGLSFGVVIKE, from the coding sequence ATGGCGACCGCTGACGGCCCACAGCAGCCCGACAGCCGACTGTCGAAGACGACTCGGGAGCGACTCGTCTCCGTCGGCCGACACGCCGCGCTCTTGGTGTGGTCTTTCGTCGTCCTCTTCCCGCTGTACTGGATCGTCTCGATGTCGCTGAAGCCGCCCAGCGCGGCCATCTCGCTGCCGCCGGACTGGATCTTCCTGCCGACGGTGTACAACTACCTCCAGCTGCTCCAGCAGTCCAGTTTCGTCTACGCGTTCTTCAACAGCGTGTTCATGGTCAGCGCGTCGGTGATTCTCGTCCTCCTGATCGGGGTCCCGGCGGCGTACGTGCTCTCACGGTACGACATCCCGAAACAGCGGGACGTCCTCGTGTGGATCCTCTCCTCGCGGATGCTCCCGCCCGTCGCCGTCATCATCCCGTTCTTCGTGATCTTCAGGGCGCTGAACCTCTACGACACGCGGGTCGGGATGATCTTCATGTACATCACGATCAACATCTCGCTGGTCGTGTGGGTGATGAAGGCCTTCTTCGACGGGATTCCCGAGACGCTGGAGGAGGCCGCGCGCGTCGACGGCGCGACGCGGTTCCAGGCGTTCCGAAAGGTGATCCTGCCGGCGGCGAAACCCGGGATCTTCTCGGTCGCGATCATCAGCTTCATCTTCGCCTGGATCGAACTGCTGTTCTCGCTGGTGCTGACGAACAACAACGCGGTGACGGTGACGATGCAGGTGTACCAGTTCATCGGGGTGCGCCAGATCGAGTGGGGGATGCTCGCCGCGGCGACCACCGCGACGATCATCCCCGTCGTCATCTTCGTCATCGCGGTCAACAAGTATCTCGCTGCCGGACTCAGCTTCGGCGTGGTGATCAAAGAATGA
- a CDS encoding carbohydrate ABC transporter permease: protein MSTPTQTTSQGPSGLARLRELWNAYLPYWFITPMVLVMLLITIFPGAYDLYLSLVKYQLTDPNTIGQFNGLANYERVFTSGGAINSFVITITFVAGALALETGIGFVLAALVTGVKSDRMKAFYRIIFIIPMAVAPVSLATIGRIMLNTEIGIVPYLVRELTPFVAPNFLSDVPLLTVILVDTWNWTPFMFIIFYAGMSSVPTTLLEASKVDGAPLWRRYVHVIIPYMKPVLFVAILIRLIDLFRTFGLVFSLTSGGPGTATELVSINIFQTGFTFVDLGGAAAIAIVYLVGIIALCNILIIKVGFEGVWD, encoded by the coding sequence ATGAGCACACCGACCCAAACCACATCACAGGGGCCGTCCGGACTGGCCAGGCTGCGGGAGCTGTGGAACGCCTACCTCCCCTACTGGTTCATCACGCCGATGGTGCTCGTGATGCTCCTGATCACCATCTTCCCCGGGGCCTACGACCTGTATCTGAGCCTCGTGAAGTACCAGCTCACGGACCCGAACACGATCGGCCAGTTCAACGGCCTGGCGAACTACGAGCGGGTGTTCACGAGCGGCGGGGCGATCAACTCGTTCGTGATCACGATCACGTTCGTCGCCGGCGCGCTGGCGCTGGAGACCGGTATCGGGTTCGTCCTCGCGGCGCTCGTGACGGGCGTCAAATCGGACCGTATGAAGGCGTTCTACCGGATCATCTTCATCATCCCGATGGCCGTCGCGCCCGTCTCGCTCGCGACCATCGGACGGATTATGCTGAACACCGAGATCGGGATCGTCCCCTATCTCGTTCGGGAACTCACGCCGTTCGTGGCCCCGAACTTCCTCAGCGACGTGCCGCTGCTGACGGTGATTCTGGTCGACACCTGGAACTGGACGCCGTTCATGTTCATCATCTTCTACGCGGGGATGTCCTCCGTCCCGACGACGCTCCTCGAGGCGTCGAAGGTCGACGGCGCGCCGCTGTGGCGGCGGTACGTCCACGTCATCATCCCGTACATGAAGCCGGTGCTGTTCGTCGCGATCCTGATCCGGCTGATCGACCTCTTCCGGACGTTCGGCCTGGTGTTCAGCCTCACCAGCGGGGGCCCCGGGACGGCGACGGAGCTCGTGAGCATCAACATCTTCCAGACGGGGTTCACGTTCGTCGACCTCGGCGGGGCGGCCGCCATCGCCATCGTCTACCTCGTCGGCATCATCGCGCTGTGTAACATCCTGATCATCAAGGTCGGGTTCGAGGGGGTGTGGGACTGA
- a CDS encoding ABC transporter substrate-binding protein: MTSKRNRQRRRNFLKATGVGLLGGLAGCTRGGDSGGGSGDGTSGDSGGDSGGDGDGGSGDGGSDELAIPLSEYESADIDWRQFEGSEINIGAVQHPWVDAIDPAIPVFEELTGIDVVWNVLPEQEFRTKRLTDVSTGAGEWDVFFLDQVVNQFRESGWLQALDPYFEDDSMYDEDWYQMDDLFEATRWQGHGGGYSDTWTGIPITVEVQTQFYRTDLYEKHDLEVAETLEEFVANAQAIHENESDVVGTVGRGQQGYGMNIYILNTFIRQFGAELWDSYPGNSGLDSEGAISAAEWYVNLLQDYGPEGASSQTWSDVLSTMQSGRAGHIVSDANLFWPGLTDPEASDVADNVGIAKAPAPADGQFSPNAYAWQISTSKNAENSEEAFLFMLWASSQPTNTWMHLNSSAAFSVRQSVWENDEFRSRVGDNFADVTLESLQEAAPDPFDSQYPEWGQTYSEELQTAIGGSQSAEEAMTSAASAAEDIAGE; encoded by the coding sequence ATGACAAGCAAACGCAACAGGCAGAGACGGCGTAATTTCCTCAAAGCGACGGGCGTCGGACTTCTCGGTGGTCTCGCGGGTTGTACGCGGGGTGGCGACAGCGGCGGCGGCTCCGGTGACGGGACCTCGGGGGATTCCGGCGGGGACAGCGGCGGTGACGGCGACGGTGGATCGGGCGACGGCGGATCGGACGAGCTCGCGATCCCCCTGAGCGAGTACGAGAGCGCCGACATCGACTGGCGGCAGTTCGAGGGATCCGAGATCAACATCGGCGCCGTCCAGCACCCCTGGGTCGACGCGATCGACCCCGCGATCCCGGTCTTCGAGGAACTGACCGGCATCGACGTCGTCTGGAACGTGCTGCCCGAACAGGAGTTCCGGACGAAGCGGCTGACCGACGTGAGCACCGGCGCGGGCGAGTGGGACGTGTTCTTCCTCGATCAGGTCGTCAACCAGTTCCGGGAGTCCGGATGGCTCCAGGCGCTCGATCCGTACTTCGAGGACGACAGTATGTACGACGAGGACTGGTATCAGATGGACGACCTCTTCGAGGCCACGCGCTGGCAGGGCCACGGTGGGGGCTACAGCGATACCTGGACGGGCATTCCGATCACGGTGGAGGTCCAGACCCAGTTCTACCGGACCGACCTCTACGAGAAACACGACCTGGAAGTCGCCGAGACGCTGGAGGAATTCGTCGCGAACGCGCAGGCCATCCACGAGAACGAATCGGACGTCGTCGGGACGGTCGGTCGCGGCCAGCAGGGCTACGGGATGAACATCTACATCCTCAACACGTTCATCCGTCAGTTCGGTGCCGAACTCTGGGACAGCTACCCGGGCAACTCCGGGCTGGACTCCGAGGGTGCCATCTCCGCGGCCGAGTGGTACGTGAACCTCCTCCAGGACTACGGTCCGGAGGGGGCGTCCAGTCAGACGTGGTCGGACGTCCTCTCGACGATGCAGTCCGGGCGCGCCGGTCACATCGTCTCGGACGCGAACCTGTTCTGGCCCGGCCTGACCGACCCCGAGGCCTCCGACGTCGCCGACAACGTCGGCATCGCGAAGGCGCCGGCCCCGGCGGACGGCCAGTTCTCACCGAACGCCTACGCCTGGCAGATCTCCACCTCGAAGAACGCCGAGAACTCCGAGGAGGCGTTCCTGTTCATGCTGTGGGCCTCCTCGCAGCCGACCAACACCTGGATGCACCTCAACAGCAGCGCGGCGTTCTCGGTGCGGCAGTCCGTCTGGGAGAACGACGAGTTCCGCTCCCGCGTCGGCGACAACTTCGCGGACGTCACGCTGGAGTCGCTGCAGGAGGCCGCGCCCGACCCGTTCGACAGCCAGTACCCCGAGTGGGGCCAGACCTACTCCGAGGAACTGCAGACCGCCATCGGCGGCTCGCAGAGCGCGGAGGAAGCGATGACGAGCGCCGCGTCGGCGGCCGAAGACATCGCCGGCGAATAA
- a CDS encoding alcohol dehydrogenase catalytic domain-containing protein has translation MRAATLTDVGAVEVRERDRPTPGDDELLVRVGACGVCMTDYHMYRGSFDVETPMVPGHETAGTVTEVGADVTGYAAGDRVAINPTVPCNTCTYCKRGETHLCENNTSIGGAADNVIDGAFAEYVRVPETNVEDIGQLSFTRASLAEPLACALHGVSQVECRPGDSVAIIGAGPIGLLLLQAFRNVGAAPIVVSELDETRRALAAEMGADEVVDPDAVDDPVAAIADAAGGPVDVGVEAIGLVPTIRQANAVTAKGGSTLVFGVPAQEETMEISPFDVYYDEVDYRGSYSLTTEDFERAVTLLKHDRIEADRLVTDRIGLGDLPSAFDRMANADGLKHVVVPDSE, from the coding sequence ATGCGCGCCGCAACGCTAACAGACGTCGGAGCGGTCGAGGTGCGGGAACGCGACCGCCCGACTCCGGGCGACGACGAGTTGCTGGTCCGCGTCGGCGCCTGCGGCGTCTGTATGACCGACTACCACATGTACCGCGGGTCGTTCGACGTCGAAACCCCGATGGTTCCGGGCCACGAGACCGCGGGGACCGTCACGGAGGTCGGCGCCGACGTCACCGGCTACGCGGCCGGCGACCGGGTCGCGATCAACCCGACGGTCCCGTGCAACACCTGCACGTACTGTAAGCGGGGGGAGACGCACCTCTGCGAGAACAACACCAGTATCGGCGGGGCGGCGGACAACGTCATCGACGGGGCCTTCGCCGAGTACGTTCGGGTGCCCGAGACGAACGTGGAGGACATCGGCCAACTGTCGTTCACGCGGGCGTCCCTGGCCGAACCCCTCGCCTGCGCGCTCCACGGCGTCTCGCAGGTCGAGTGTAGGCCCGGCGACAGCGTGGCGATAATCGGCGCGGGACCGATCGGCCTCCTGTTGCTGCAGGCGTTCCGCAACGTCGGTGCCGCGCCGATCGTCGTCTCCGAACTCGACGAGACCCGGCGGGCGCTGGCAGCCGAGATGGGGGCCGACGAGGTCGTCGACCCGGACGCCGTCGACGATCCGGTCGCCGCAATCGCGGACGCGGCCGGCGGGCCGGTCGACGTCGGGGTCGAGGCGATCGGACTCGTTCCGACGATCAGGCAGGCCAACGCGGTGACGGCGAAGGGCGGGTCCACGCTCGTGTTCGGCGTTCCGGCGCAAGAGGAGACGATGGAGATCAGTCCCTTCGACGTGTACTACGACGAGGTGGACTACCGCGGATCCTACTCGCTGACGACCGAGGACTTCGAGCGTGCGGTGACGCTACTGAAACACGACCGTATCGAGGCGGATCGGCTCGTGACCGATCGGATCGGCCTGGGAGACCTCCCCTCGGCGTTCGACCGGATGGCGAACGCCGACGGGCTGAAGCACGTCGTCGTGCCGGACTCCGAGTGA
- a CDS encoding IclR family transcriptional regulator, whose amino-acid sequence MDEKPRYAVEATGTSLRILETLVEASEPTGVTALSREVGVAKSVVHNHLSTLRAHGYVAKRDGRYEPSLGLLRLGARVRRDVPIYRDAREAVDNLAAATGETATLYVREEGDAIPIHIAAGDAEWTPPFGVGDRIPLHVNAPGKCLLASLSDEALEAVLDGEEREAFTDATITDRDELTAELRRVRDDGIAFCRGEHFEGVVGVAAPITSTGSYRTAALGVCGPVDRLNGRYLEEDVTGQVLSTTKSVQVELASG is encoded by the coding sequence ATGGACGAGAAACCGCGGTACGCTGTCGAGGCGACCGGGACGTCGCTACGGATACTGGAGACGCTGGTCGAGGCGTCGGAACCGACGGGAGTCACCGCCCTCTCGCGGGAGGTGGGCGTCGCCAAGAGCGTCGTGCACAACCACCTTTCGACGCTCCGCGCGCACGGCTACGTTGCGAAGCGGGACGGTCGATACGAACCGTCACTGGGGCTCCTGCGACTCGGGGCGCGAGTCCGCCGTGACGTGCCGATCTACCGGGACGCCAGGGAGGCGGTGGACAATCTGGCGGCGGCGACCGGCGAAACGGCGACGCTGTACGTCCGAGAGGAGGGGGACGCGATTCCGATCCACATCGCGGCGGGGGACGCGGAGTGGACGCCGCCGTTCGGCGTCGGCGACAGGATCCCGCTTCACGTCAACGCACCGGGGAAGTGCCTCCTGGCGTCTCTCTCCGACGAGGCCCTCGAGGCGGTTCTCGACGGGGAGGAGCGTGAGGCGTTCACGGACGCGACGATCACCGACCGAGACGAACTCACGGCGGAGCTGAGACGGGTCCGGGACGACGGCATCGCGTTCTGCAGAGGTGAACACTTCGAGGGAGTCGTCGGCGTGGCCGCTCCGATCACGTCGACGGGGTCGTATCGGACCGCCGCACTCGGCGTCTGTGGACCGGTTGATCGGCTCAACGGTCGATATCTGGAGGAAGACGTCACTGGACAGGTACTGAGCACGACGAAGTCGGTCCAGGTCGAACTGGCTTCCGGGTGA